From Firmicutes bacterium HGW-Firmicutes-1, the proteins below share one genomic window:
- the proB gene encoding glutamate 5-kinase, with translation MDARNKLEVKKRIVIKIGSSSLTHKETGHISISKMELFVRQIADLKNSGKEVVLVSSGAIAVGISALNMKKRPESLSDKQAVAAVGQASLMMIYQKLFREYNKTVGQILITKDLLEHEGRKNNTINTFQALLELGAIPIVNENDTVSTEEIEFGDNDNLSAIVACLIGADLLIILSDIDGLFDSDPRTNPEAKLIYEVHKINEDIESMASGALSKVGTGGMTTKIQAAKLANEFGIDTIIANSETDHVIYKIMRQEPIGTIFYS, from the coding sequence ATGGATGCTAGAAATAAATTAGAAGTTAAAAAACGAATAGTGATAAAAATCGGATCATCTTCATTGACACACAAGGAGACGGGTCACATTAGCATTTCTAAGATGGAATTATTTGTTAGACAAATTGCTGATCTGAAAAATTCCGGTAAAGAAGTAGTACTCGTATCTTCAGGCGCTATTGCAGTCGGAATTAGCGCTTTAAATATGAAAAAAAGACCTGAAAGTTTATCTGATAAACAAGCTGTAGCAGCAGTAGGACAAGCTTCTCTAATGATGATATACCAAAAATTATTTAGAGAATACAATAAAACGGTAGGTCAGATTTTAATTACCAAAGATTTACTGGAGCATGAAGGTAGAAAGAATAATACAATTAACACCTTTCAGGCTTTGTTAGAATTAGGCGCTATCCCAATCGTAAATGAAAATGACACAGTCTCTACTGAAGAAATTGAATTTGGAGATAATGATAACCTATCTGCGATTGTAGCATGTCTAATAGGAGCAGACCTATTGATCATCTTATCTGATATTGATGGTTTATTTGATAGTGATCCACGAACTAACCCAGAAGCAAAGCTTATTTATGAAGTACATAAAATTAATGAAGATATAGAAAGCATGGCTTCGGGAGCCCTGAGCAAAGTAGGTACAGGTGGTATGACTACTAAAATTCAGGCGGCTAAACTTGCGAATGAATTTGGCATTGATACGATTATAGCCAATTCTGAAACCGATCATGTTATTTATAAAATCATGAGACAAGAACCTATTGGAACTATTTTTTATTCCTAA
- a CDS encoding FAD-dependent oxidoreductase: MKRIRIQQIKLKLDHSPEQLEQRICDLLRIPMEEINHYVIVKKSIDARKKQSIYIVYTVEVELKETPKNGVVDGNSIMYTTEEHYTFPTTKKPLASRPIIIGSGPSGLFCALILAENGYNPIVLERGQDVDQRIKDVNLFFEKGIINEASNIQFGEGGAGTYSDGKLNTQVKDSFFRREKIFEEFVEAGAPDEIKFMNKPHIGTNNLIKVVKKIRQKIERLGGEVRFNSKVTSLIIENNQITGVVINELEKLHSDNVVLAIGHSARDTFTKLKEQNIPMEAKAFAIGLRIEHLQEMISKNQFGDQYKHPNLPVADYKLTHRSKSGRGVYTFCMCPGGYVVNSSSEPGHIVTNGMSYFKRDSNNANSAILVNVTPEDFESTDVLAGIEYQRKWESMAFVLGGSNYKMPLQLWSDFLNNEPTTSLGSITPCLKGQYTFANLNDCLPHFVTEAIKESVLEFDMKIKGFAHSDAILTGVETRSSSPVRILRNEQFESSIKGLYPCGEGAGYAGGIMSAAMDGIKIAEQLASKG; this comes from the coding sequence ATGAAAAGAATAAGAATTCAACAAATTAAATTAAAATTAGATCATAGTCCCGAGCAATTAGAACAGAGAATATGCGATTTACTAAGGATTCCAATGGAAGAAATCAATCATTATGTAATTGTAAAAAAATCGATTGATGCAAGAAAAAAACAGTCTATATACATTGTTTATACAGTAGAGGTTGAATTAAAAGAAACACCAAAAAATGGAGTGGTTGACGGTAATAGTATTATGTATACTACCGAAGAGCATTATACTTTTCCAACTACAAAAAAACCATTGGCATCTAGACCAATTATTATAGGAAGCGGACCTTCTGGTCTTTTCTGTGCTCTTATATTGGCTGAAAATGGTTATAATCCTATTGTTCTAGAAAGAGGTCAAGATGTAGATCAACGGATTAAGGATGTAAATCTATTCTTTGAAAAAGGAATTATAAATGAAGCATCAAATATTCAATTTGGTGAAGGTGGAGCAGGCACGTATTCAGATGGAAAGCTTAACACTCAAGTAAAAGATTCATTTTTTAGGCGAGAAAAAATCTTTGAGGAATTTGTGGAAGCAGGGGCACCTGATGAAATTAAATTTATGAACAAACCTCATATTGGTACAAACAATCTCATTAAGGTTGTTAAAAAAATTCGACAAAAAATTGAGCGTTTAGGTGGAGAGGTGCGTTTTAATAGCAAAGTAACTTCCCTAATAATCGAAAATAATCAAATAACCGGTGTAGTCATTAATGAATTAGAAAAACTACATTCAGACAATGTTGTTTTAGCTATCGGCCACAGCGCAAGAGATACTTTCACTAAGCTTAAAGAACAAAATATTCCAATGGAAGCAAAGGCTTTTGCAATTGGTCTTAGAATTGAACACTTACAAGAAATGATCTCAAAAAACCAATTTGGTGACCAATACAAACACCCAAATCTACCCGTAGCAGATTATAAATTAACCCATAGATCCAAATCAGGCAGAGGTGTTTATACCTTTTGTATGTGCCCAGGTGGCTATGTAGTTAATTCATCCTCTGAACCAGGACATATTGTCACAAATGGAATGAGTTATTTTAAACGAGATAGCAACAATGCAAATAGCGCTATTCTAGTAAATGTCACCCCAGAAGATTTTGAAAGCACCGACGTACTCGCCGGTATTGAATATCAGAGAAAGTGGGAGTCTATGGCATTTGTACTTGGAGGTTCCAACTATAAAATGCCCCTCCAACTATGGTCTGATTTCTTAAATAATGAGCCAACTACTAGTCTTGGATCAATTACTCCATGCCTTAAAGGTCAATATACTTTTGCTAATTTAAATGATTGTTTACCTCACTTTGTAACTGAAGCAATCAAAGAAAGTGTTCTCGAATTTGACATGAAAATTAAAGGCTTCGCTCATTCAGATGCAATACTAACTGGCGTTGAAACAAGATCCTCATCACCAGTAAGAATTCTGCGAAATGAACAATTCGAAAGTAGCATTAAAGGCTTATATCCTTGTGGAGAAGGTGCAGGTTATGCTGGTGGCATTATGTCAGCAGCTATGGACGGAATTAAAATTGCAGAACAGCTTGCGTCTAAAGGATAA
- a CDS encoding aminoacetone oxidase family FAD-binding enzyme, protein MKEENMGKSKIIVIGGGASGMVAAIFAARLGAKVTILERKDKIGRKILATGNGRCNLTNKNVAIQHYYSVREDQNFLSKILSEFDVEKTLGFFSELGIDVVEKEEGRLYPRSDQASSVVSVLLLELERLKVDIRCDEQVNAIEIGDNIKVLTDNSKYYCNKLIVATGGKSCPDLGSNGSGFELAKSFGHTIKQTFPSLVQLQTDYPYLKQLKGTKVIGTVQLLNDQNELIKEERGEILFTDYGISGPPVLQISRDASYYYENHLDTYVLIDLIPEQSIEQLDVLLTNRFSIMPTKSAENTLIGFINNRLIMPILKSSEISASKKAGDITKEERKRIVQCLKNVSMKVTGTQDWNNSQVTAGGVKLSEVNINNLVSKKAKSIYLCGEILDVDGICGGYNLQWAWSSGAVAGKNAALEE, encoded by the coding sequence ATGAAAGAGGAAAACATGGGAAAATCAAAAATAATCGTTATAGGTGGCGGCGCATCTGGTATGGTCGCTGCGATTTTTGCTGCTAGGCTAGGTGCTAAAGTTACAATATTAGAACGCAAGGATAAAATTGGGCGAAAGATATTAGCAACTGGAAATGGTCGTTGTAATCTAACAAATAAGAATGTAGCAATACAACATTACTATAGCGTTAGAGAAGATCAAAACTTCTTAAGTAAAATCTTAAGTGAATTTGATGTTGAAAAAACCCTTGGCTTCTTTTCAGAATTAGGGATAGATGTTGTGGAGAAAGAAGAAGGACGGTTATATCCAAGGTCAGATCAAGCAAGCTCAGTTGTATCCGTATTGTTATTAGAACTAGAAAGATTAAAGGTTGATATTCGTTGTGATGAACAGGTTAATGCAATAGAAATTGGTGATAACATTAAGGTATTGACAGATAATAGTAAGTACTACTGCAACAAATTGATTGTTGCAACTGGGGGGAAATCTTGTCCTGATTTAGGATCAAATGGAAGTGGGTTTGAACTAGCAAAATCATTTGGACACACGATTAAACAAACCTTTCCTTCCTTAGTTCAGCTACAGACAGATTATCCTTATTTAAAACAACTCAAAGGAACCAAAGTAATAGGTACTGTACAGCTTTTAAATGATCAAAATGAGCTAATTAAAGAGGAGAGAGGCGAAATTTTATTTACTGATTATGGTATTTCTGGTCCTCCAGTATTGCAAATTAGTAGAGATGCTTCCTATTATTATGAAAATCACCTTGATACATATGTACTAATAGATTTAATTCCGGAACAATCAATAGAACAGTTAGATGTATTGTTGACCAATAGGTTTTCTATTATGCCTACCAAGAGTGCTGAAAATACCTTAATTGGCTTTATAAACAATCGTTTAATTATGCCAATATTAAAATCTTCAGAAATATCTGCCTCAAAAAAAGCTGGAGATATTACTAAAGAAGAAAGAAAAAGAATTGTGCAATGTTTAAAAAATGTATCTATGAAGGTTACTGGAACCCAAGATTGGAATAACTCTCAGGTTACAGCTGGGGGAGTTAAACTAAGTGAAGTAAATATTAATAACTTAGTATCAAAAAAAGCTAAGAGTATTTATTTATGTGGTGAGATATTGGATGTTGATGGTATATGCGGTGGTTATAACCTACAATGGGCTTGGAGTTCAGGTGCTGTTGCCGGAAAAAATGCAGCTTTAGAGGAGTAA
- a CDS encoding polysaccharide biosynthesis protein, whose product MDVNTSKRRKNSLVLQGSILAVAALIVRMIGFFYRIPLNNILTDEGNNYYSSAFIIYTFFLMISTYGFPIAISKLVSERLAEKKFKEVQAIFKSALSLGLILGILFSIILWFGADTLAVIGGDHPKAALAIKATAPALLIFSVLSVFRGYFQGMNTMVPTAISQILEQIFNAAFSLILASVLVKKGLEYGAAGGELGTGIGALSALLLLLFVYKLARRKIFKKNLKKDISNFKKKNIFFYWKLILTVSIPIIIGTAILNFASIVDMVMFKKAIVFHGGVVLDATKLFGLYTTKNQLLINLPVTIAASLAMASIPSISAAVVNGNTDDIRNKIEAAIRGTILIVIPAAVGEFVLAKPIIDMLFTGGNLDLAAKLLQVAALSIVFFGLSTVSVGILQGLGKLKIQIWTSSLALLLKVLLNIVLLFVFNLNVYGAVIANIIFSAVYAGLNLYVINKHIPLKLDLQRTVLIPITAAALMGVTCYISYYLIGILSGSNTAATLISIIISMLVYIIILLKLKGITEKEIVDFPKGYKILKLLKKLKMI is encoded by the coding sequence TTGGATGTGAATACTAGTAAGAGAAGAAAAAATAGCCTTGTATTACAAGGCTCAATTTTAGCAGTCGCTGCATTGATTGTAAGAATGATTGGGTTTTTCTATAGAATACCCTTAAATAATATATTGACTGATGAAGGAAATAATTACTATAGTAGTGCATTTATCATATATACATTCTTTTTGATGATTTCAACATATGGATTTCCAATTGCTATTTCAAAGCTTGTCTCTGAAAGATTGGCCGAAAAAAAGTTCAAGGAAGTTCAGGCTATTTTTAAATCCGCATTATCATTAGGCTTAATACTAGGTATTCTATTTTCAATCATTTTATGGTTTGGAGCAGATACATTAGCAGTTATAGGAGGGGATCATCCAAAGGCTGCCCTTGCTATTAAGGCAACAGCTCCTGCATTATTGATTTTTTCTGTGCTTTCGGTGTTCAGAGGCTATTTTCAAGGTATGAATACAATGGTTCCCACGGCGATATCCCAAATACTTGAGCAGATTTTTAATGCCGCATTTAGTCTTATATTGGCTTCTGTTTTAGTAAAAAAAGGGTTGGAATATGGAGCAGCTGGTGGAGAATTAGGAACAGGTATTGGCGCTCTGTCTGCACTGTTGCTATTACTTTTTGTGTATAAACTAGCAAGGCGTAAGATCTTCAAAAAGAACCTTAAAAAAGACATTAGCAATTTTAAGAAAAAAAATATCTTTTTTTATTGGAAACTTATTTTAACAGTATCAATACCCATTATAATTGGGACTGCGATTCTGAATTTTGCTTCAATAGTTGATATGGTTATGTTTAAAAAAGCCATTGTATTTCATGGTGGAGTAGTATTAGATGCAACGAAATTATTTGGACTATATACTACGAAGAATCAATTACTTATCAATTTGCCAGTAACCATAGCAGCATCACTTGCTATGGCTAGTATCCCAAGTATTTCCGCTGCTGTAGTAAATGGTAATACGGATGATATTAGAAATAAAATAGAAGCTGCAATTCGTGGTACTATTTTGATTGTAATACCTGCGGCAGTTGGAGAATTTGTATTGGCCAAACCTATTATTGATATGCTGTTTACAGGTGGAAACCTTGATCTTGCAGCAAAGCTTCTTCAAGTCGCAGCACTATCTATAGTGTTTTTTGGACTATCAACAGTATCAGTTGGTATTTTGCAAGGCTTAGGTAAGTTGAAAATACAAATATGGACATCTTCCTTAGCATTATTGCTGAAAGTTCTTTTAAATATTGTGTTATTGTTTGTTTTCAACTTAAACGTTTATGGTGCTGTTATTGCAAACATTATATTTTCTGCAGTTTATGCTGGATTGAATTTATATGTAATTAATAAACACATACCTTTAAAGCTTGATTTACAAAGAACTGTATTAATCCCAATTACTGCAGCCGCTTTAATGGGAGTTACGTGTTATATTTCGTATTATTTAATAGGTATTTTATCAGGTAGTAATACAGCAGCTACTCTAATTTCTATCATAATAAGCATGCTGGTATATATTATTATACTATTAAAACTAAAAGGCATCACCGAAAAAGAAATTGTTGATTTTCCTAAAGGTTATAAAATATTGAAGCTTCTTAAAAAATTAAAAATGATATAA
- a CDS encoding cytidine deaminase, whose translation MTNQDLIHEAKIAMKFAYVPYSKFQVGAALLTKSGKVYRGCNIENASFGATNCAERTAIFKAISEGEMEFDKIAVVSSSNEHTYPCGICRQVLGEFMHEGEAIFDNGKEILVLKVSELLPYKFNLL comes from the coding sequence ATGACAAATCAAGACTTAATCCATGAAGCTAAAATAGCAATGAAATTTGCGTATGTGCCCTATTCGAAATTTCAAGTAGGTGCCGCACTATTAACGAAGAGTGGTAAGGTATATAGAGGTTGTAATATTGAAAATGCTTCCTTTGGTGCTACAAACTGTGCTGAGAGAACAGCAATATTTAAGGCTATATCAGAAGGAGAAATGGAATTTGATAAAATTGCAGTTGTAAGCTCTTCGAATGAACATACTTACCCATGTGGTATCTGTCGTCAGGTATTGGGGGAATTTATGCATGAGGGTGAAGCGATTTTTGATAATGGGAAAGAAATATTGGTATTAAAAGTATCTGAACTATTACCATACAAATTTAATTTATTATAA
- a CDS encoding DUF3048 domain-containing protein: MMKKTWVILMMLMLIFTITACKKEIKPLIAVEVKAEEDNVVEEEVINHDNDAINPLTGLYISKEAALRRPIGIMINNLKAAQPQSGIGQADIIYETLVEGDICRLFAVFQDFDAEKIGPIRSARHYFLDFAFDFDAIYVHYGQSPQADIAISNLGAPNLNGLSWLDTIMCFQDPERVRPHSTYTSYEGLMAGWDKKEYRKELNTEIESKFTFSEEDYTPETLVNAKVVSLPYSSYNQPWFEYNDTEGLYYRFQFNEEQIDVETNEQLKFKNIIIQLVDIWRISGDTEGRLDMDLIATGTGYYISNAKVIPITWEKTSHESPTKYYNEDGSELLLNKGKTWIAVFPSHKEDQITYE; this comes from the coding sequence ATGATGAAAAAAACATGGGTTATACTAATGATGTTGATGTTGATTTTTACCATTACTGCTTGCAAAAAGGAAATCAAACCCTTAATTGCCGTTGAGGTAAAAGCTGAAGAAGATAATGTAGTAGAAGAAGAAGTGATTAATCATGATAACGATGCTATAAATCCATTAACAGGTCTTTATATTAGTAAAGAAGCTGCACTTCGCAGACCGATTGGAATAATGATTAACAACTTAAAGGCGGCACAACCTCAAAGTGGAATTGGACAAGCTGATATTATATATGAAACCTTAGTTGAAGGGGATATTTGTAGATTGTTTGCAGTATTTCAAGATTTTGATGCGGAAAAAATTGGCCCTATAAGAAGTGCAAGGCATTACTTCTTAGATTTTGCATTTGACTTTGACGCAATTTATGTACATTATGGTCAAAGCCCACAAGCAGATATTGCTATCAGTAATTTAGGTGCTCCTAATTTAAATGGACTATCTTGGTTAGATACGATTATGTGTTTTCAGGATCCTGAACGGGTTCGACCACATAGTACATATACGAGCTATGAAGGACTCATGGCTGGTTGGGATAAAAAAGAATATAGAAAAGAACTGAATACTGAAATTGAAAGTAAATTTACCTTTAGCGAAGAAGATTACACACCTGAGACATTAGTAAATGCAAAGGTGGTGTCCTTGCCATATTCGTCTTATAATCAACCATGGTTTGAATATAACGATACGGAAGGTCTGTACTATAGATTTCAATTTAATGAAGAGCAAATTGATGTTGAAACAAATGAACAACTAAAATTCAAAAATATTATTATACAATTAGTTGATATATGGCGTATATCGGGTGATACTGAAGGAAGGCTAGATATGGACTTAATTGCGACTGGTACAGGTTACTACATAAGTAATGCTAAGGTAATACCAATAACCTGGGAAAAGACTTCTCATGAGTCTCCTACAAAGTATTATAATGAAGACGGTTCTGAATTATTGTTAAATAAAGGAAAAACATGGATTGCCGTTTTTCCATCTCATAAAGAAGATCAAATTACTTATGAATAA
- a CDS encoding UDP kinase encodes MKNRLLKDSFRNAFSGIFQAFKTERNIKLHCVSAILAVVFALILKFELIEWIMIVFTITVVFTTEMLNTAVEYAIDMVCGDKYNEIAKYAKDIAAGATLIAAFGAICVFLLLYLPKIFQLR; translated from the coding sequence ATGAAAAACAGACTTCTAAAAGATAGCTTTAGAAATGCTTTTAGTGGTATTTTTCAAGCATTCAAAACAGAACGAAATATAAAATTGCATTGTGTATCAGCAATTCTTGCTGTTGTATTTGCATTAATACTCAAATTCGAATTGATTGAATGGATCATGATTGTGTTTACCATTACGGTTGTTTTTACTACTGAAATGTTAAATACAGCAGTTGAATATGCAATCGATATGGTTTGTGGAGATAAATACAATGAAATTGCCAAATATGCAAAGGATATTGCTGCTGGAGCGACACTAATTGCTGCATTTGGTGCTATTTGTGTCTTTTTATTGTTATATTTGCCAAAGATATTCCAACTTCGATAA
- a CDS encoding rRNA maturation RNase YbeY has protein sequence MSIIITNDTSFELNEKYTELIHKTVAECLTHEKCPFDVEVSMIFVNNEEIRKMNKEHRDIDTPTDVLSFPLLEYDDPSDFSFVDEVDDSEYFNLDTNELVLGDIVISIEKVIEQAEAYNHSLERELGFLIVHSMLHLFGYDHIDEYESEQMFKIQENILEKVGLVR, from the coding sequence ATGTCCATAATAATTACAAATGATACAAGCTTTGAATTAAATGAAAAATATACAGAGCTAATTCATAAAACTGTTGCAGAATGTCTTACTCATGAAAAATGTCCCTTTGATGTGGAAGTAAGTATGATCTTTGTTAATAACGAGGAAATCAGAAAAATGAATAAGGAGCATAGAGACATTGACACACCAACAGATGTCTTATCCTTTCCATTGTTAGAATATGATGACCCAAGTGATTTTAGCTTTGTTGATGAAGTAGATGATAGTGAATACTTCAATTTGGATACGAATGAATTGGTACTAGGCGATATCGTAATTTCAATAGAAAAAGTAATTGAACAAGCTGAAGCTTATAACCATTCCCTTGAAAGAGAGCTTGGATTTTTAATAGTTCATAGCATGCTTCATTTATTTGGTTATGATCATATTGATGAATATGAATCAGAACAAATGTTTAAAATCCAAGAAAATATATTAGAAAAAGTAGGCCTTGTCAGATGA
- a CDS encoding phosphate starvation-inducible protein PhoH → MSILQKKMEIPHDIMLQVFGSFDCNIKLIEDSLNVTIVNRGNEVKISGNEDKIEIAEKALIGLIDVAKKGIEITTASIEYYLGLSKNEKEKADQISEGFICTTTNGKFIRPKTLGQKQYIDYIKEKMIVLGVGPAGTGKTYLAMAMAITAFKRNEVNRIILTRPAIEAGEKLGFLPGDLQSKVDPYLRPLYDALYEIMGTESFLRNMEKGLIEVAPLAYMRGRTLDHAFIVLDEAQNTTPAQMKMFLTRIGFGSKAVITGDLTQKDLPPDKLSGLEVAIQVLNPINEIGIVHLTNKDVVRHPLVQKIVEAYEKHEAMNN, encoded by the coding sequence ATGAGTATTTTACAGAAGAAGATGGAGATACCCCATGACATCATGTTACAAGTTTTTGGAAGCTTTGATTGCAACATAAAACTAATTGAAGACTCCCTAAATGTAACCATTGTAAACAGGGGTAACGAAGTTAAAATTTCTGGTAATGAGGATAAAATAGAAATTGCGGAAAAAGCTTTGATAGGATTAATAGATGTTGCTAAGAAAGGTATCGAGATCACTACTGCAAGTATTGAATATTACTTAGGATTATCTAAAAACGAAAAAGAAAAAGCTGATCAAATTAGTGAGGGTTTTATTTGTACAACAACAAATGGGAAATTTATTCGGCCAAAAACTTTAGGTCAAAAACAATATATAGATTATATAAAAGAAAAAATGATTGTTCTAGGAGTTGGTCCGGCTGGTACAGGGAAAACTTATTTGGCAATGGCTATGGCAATTACGGCATTTAAACGCAATGAAGTGAACAGAATCATATTAACGAGACCAGCAATTGAAGCTGGTGAAAAGCTAGGTTTTTTACCTGGCGATTTGCAAAGCAAAGTTGATCCTTACTTGCGTCCACTATATGATGCTCTGTACGAGATCATGGGTACTGAGAGCTTTCTTCGAAATATGGAAAAAGGTTTGATAGAAGTCGCTCCATTGGCTTATATGAGGGGTCGTACTTTAGACCATGCATTTATCGTTCTTGATGAAGCACAAAACACCACTCCTGCACAAATGAAAATGTTTTTAACCAGAATTGGATTTGGATCTAAGGCAGTCATTACTGGTGACTTAACGCAAAAGGATTTGCCACCAGACAAATTATCAGGCCTTGAAGTAGCGATTCAGGTGTTAAATCCAATTAATGAAATTGGCATTGTACACCTAACAAACAAAGATGTAGTACGGCACCCATTGGTTCAAAAGATAGTTGAAGCATATGAAAAGCACGAAGCGATGAATAACTAA
- a CDS encoding sporulation protein has protein sequence MKKKANKKKNKINFTEIFEVPKDVVLGEAIITLTGKREAIIENYKGIVEYTNDYIKILTKNGVIEFKGSNFNITYLTNEEIKVIGSIVEINY, from the coding sequence ATGAAGAAAAAAGCAAATAAAAAGAAAAACAAAATTAATTTCACCGAAATATTTGAAGTACCCAAAGATGTAGTATTAGGAGAAGCCATTATTACTTTGACTGGTAAGAGAGAAGCAATCATAGAAAACTACAAGGGAATTGTCGAATATACAAACGATTATATCAAAATACTCACAAAAAATGGTGTCATTGAGTTTAAAGGATCTAACTTTAATATTACATATCTTACGAATGAAGAAATAAAAGTGATAGGATCCATTGTTGAAATAAATTATTAA
- a CDS encoding aspartyl-tRNA amidotransferase: MSLKEQLFEELKNAMREKNTLRKNTVQSIRTAVLQVEKDDHVELSDDGVIQIIASQLKKRRAALPEYEKSGREDLISELKQEIEMLMEYLPQQLSEEEITVIVQQTVEELGITTQKDMGKVMSAVVAKVSGKADNKLVSQIVRKVLA, from the coding sequence ATGTCATTAAAAGAACAGTTATTTGAAGAGCTAAAAAATGCCATGAGAGAAAAAAACACCTTACGTAAAAATACAGTTCAGTCTATACGCACCGCGGTACTTCAAGTGGAAAAAGATGACCATGTTGAGCTATCTGATGATGGAGTTATTCAAATAATAGCTTCACAACTAAAAAAGCGCCGGGCTGCATTGCCCGAGTATGAGAAAAGTGGAAGAGAAGATCTAATTTCTGAGCTAAAACAAGAAATTGAAATGCTTATGGAATATCTACCACAACAGTTATCGGAAGAAGAGATTACTGTAATCGTACAGCAAACAGTTGAAGAATTAGGTATCACAACACAAAAGGACATGGGTAAAGTGATGTCTGCTGTCGTCGCCAAAGTAAGCGGAAAAGCTGATAACAAACTTGTAAGTCAAATAGTAAGAAAAGTATTGGCATAG
- a CDS encoding 30S ribosomal protein S21: MSNVVIRDNETLDSALRRFKRNCAKAGIMQEIRKREHYEKPSVKRKKKSEAARKRRY; encoded by the coding sequence ATGTCAAATGTGGTTATTAGAGACAATGAAACCCTTGATAGTGCTCTTAGAAGATTTAAAAGAAATTGTGCTAAAGCGGGTATCATGCAGGAGATTCGTAAAAGAGAACATTACGAAAAACCAAGCGTAAAGCGTAAAAAGAAATCAGAAGCGGCTAGAAAACGTCGTTACTAA